From one Mustela nigripes isolate SB6536 chromosome 16, MUSNIG.SB6536, whole genome shotgun sequence genomic stretch:
- the EVPL gene encoding envoplakin isoform X2, protein MQANADQVERDILETQKRLQQDRLHSEQSQALQHRQEVSRSLKEAEVLLKDLFLDVDKARRLKHPQAEEIEKDIKQLHERVTQECAEYRALYEKIVLPPDVGPRVDWARVLEQKQKQVCEGRYGPGMAELEQQIAEHNILQKEIEAYGQQLRNLIGPDAATIRSQYRDLLKAASWRGQSLGSLYTHLQACTRQLSALAQQQQSILQQDWSDLLADPEGLRREYEHFKQHELLSQEQSVNQLEDDGERMVELGHPAVGPIQTHQEALKMEWQNFLNLCICQESQLQHVEAYRRFQEEADSVSQTLEKVNSSLDTQYSPAPGAPPGAPTELLQQLEAEKKQLAVAEKTIKDLQRRSQQVAPLPQRRNPPQQPLHVDSICDWDSGEVQLLRGERYLLMDNTDQHTWVVQGPGGETKRAPAACFCIPAPDPEAVTRASKLASELQALKQRLDTVQSHLVASATQPLQTGQQAPTGSAPADPQAQKLLTQMTRLDGDLKQIEKQVLAWARAPLSRETPLQDLEGRIQSHKDTAQRLQGLGAEKEAAQRECEAFLSAQPVGPSALNLPVTLNSVKNKYNDVQVLCNLYGEKARAALGLERQIQDADRVIRGFETTVAQEAPIPAGPGALQDRVSELQRLRRELLERQACVLGLHRELKATEHACGALRNNFHEFCQDLPRQQRQARALTDRYHAVGDQLDLREKMLQDVGLTYQQFKNCRDNLSFWLEHLPRAQVRPGEGPSQIAYKLQAQKRLQQEIQGREQDRAMVSRLSQDLQAALQDYELQADTYRCSLETTEAGSAPKRARVVPLQESIRAQEKSLTKAYTELAAAHQQQLRQLEFARKMLEKKELSEDIQVTHGAQQGSAGPARAGRESEALKSQLEEERRRVAQVQQQLQEQRDQLLQLRTQRPVERLEEKEVVEFYRDPQLESSLSRARSQLEDEGKKRASLQADLEAAAQKVVQLESKRRAMQPHLLTKEVTQIERDPGLESQAAQLSGEIQHLRGENAAVSARLEALKKELLALEQKAPSVKEKVVVKEVVKVEKDLEMLKAAQALRRQVEEDAGRRKAAADAAAQLQARIREQERAIGAVEPKVIVKEVKTVEQDPGLLEEASRLRGLLEEARSRDAALARELEDLRAKCSALEKQKPKVQLQERVHETFQVAPETQQEMARLRAQLQETAGRRSRAEQEVEGLLPDLAALRARKPTVEYKEVTREVVKHERSPEVLREIDRLKAQLNELVNGSGRAREQLIRLQGERDEWRRERSKVETKTVNKEVVRHEKDPVLEKEAERLRQEVREAAQKRRAAEDAVHELQNRYLLLERRRPEEKVVVQEVVVTQKDPKLREDHSRLSRSLDEEAGRRRQLEREVQQLRAAVQEQESLLSFREDRSKKLAAERELRQLTLRIQELEKRPPVVQEKIIMEEVVKLEKDPALEKSTEALRQDLDQEKTQVTELHRECKNLQVQIDVLQTTKSQEKTIYKEVIRVEKDRVLEGERSRAWEALNRERAARQSREEDVRHLRERLDRAEALGRTWAREEAELHKARDQADQERRQLRQELRELERQKQQKVLQLQEEAELLNQKTESERQKAAQRGQELSQLEAAILCEKDQIYEKERTLRDLHAKVSREELHQETQTRETNLSTKISILEPDTGKDMSPYEAYKRGVIDRGQYLQLQELECDWEEVTTSGPCGEESVLLDRKSGKQYSIEAALRCRRISKEEYHLYKDGHLPISEFALLVAGETKPSSSLSIGSIISKSPLASPAPQSPGFFSPSVSLGLADDSFPIAGIYDTTTDNKCTIKTAVAKNMLDPITGQKLLEAQAATGGIVDLLSRERYSVHKAMERGLIENSSTQRLLNAQKAFTGIEDPVTKKRLSVGEAIQKGWMPQESVLPHLQAQHLTGGLIDPKRTGRIPVPQAVLSGMISEELAQLLREEASYEKDLTDPISKERISYKEAMGRCRRDPLSGLLLLPATLEGYHCYRPASPRLLRCRR, encoded by the exons ATGCAGGCCAATGCCGACCAGGTGGAGAGGGACATCCTGGAGACCCAGAAGAGACTGCAGCAG GACCGGCTGCACAGTGAGCAGAGCCAGGCCCTGCAGCACCGGCAGGAGGTGAGCCGCAGCCTGAAGGAGGCCGAGGTGCTGCTGAAGGACCTCTTCCTGGATGTGGACAAGGCCCGGCGCCTCAAGCACCCGCAGGCCGAGGAGATCGAGAAGGA CATCAAGCAGCTACACGAGCGGGTGACCCAGGAGTGTGCCGAGTACCGTGCCCTGTACGAGAAGATAGTGCTGCCGCCCGACGTGGGGCCCAGGGTGGACTGGGCGCGCGTGCTGGAGCAGAAACAG AAGCAAGTCTGCGAGGGCCGGTACGGGCCGGGCATGGCGGAGCTGGAGCAGCAGATCGCCGAGCACAACATCCTGCAGAAGGAGATCGAGGCCTACGGGCAGCAGCTCCGGAACCTCATTGGGCCG GACGCAGCTACCATCAGGAGCCAATACCGGGACCTCCtg AAGGCGGCCTCGTGGCGCGGGCAGAGCCTGGGCAGCCTGTACACGCACCTGCAGGCCTGCACGCGCCAGCTGAGCGCCCTGGCCCAGCAGCAGCAGAGCATCCTGCAGCAGGACTGGAGCGACCTCCTGGCAGACCCCGAAGGCCTGCGGCGGGAGTACGAg CACTTCAAGCAGCACGAgctgctgagccaggagcagAGCGTGAATCAGCTGGAGGACGACGGAGAGCGCATGGTGGAGCTGGGCCACCCGGCTGTGGGACCCATCCAG ACCCACCAGGAGGCCCTGAAGATGGAGTGGCAGAACTTTCTGAATCTGTGCATCTGTCAGGAGAGCCAGCTGCAGCACGTGGAAGCCTACCGCCGG TTCCAGGAAGAGGCCGACTCGGTCAGCCAAACCCTGGAAAAGGTGAACTCCAGCCTGGACACCCAGTACAGCCCAGCCCCTGGAGCGCCCCCTGGTGCCCCCACAGAGCTGCTGCAGCAGCTGGAG gcagagaagaagcagcTGGCTGTCGCAGAGAAGACCATTAAAGACCTGCAGCGGCGGAGCCAGCAGGTGGCACCTCTGCCGCAGCGCAGGAACCCGCCCCAGCAGCCCCTGCATGTGGACAGCATCTGTGACTGGGACTCAGGAGAA GTGCAGCTGCTGCGGGGTGAGCGGTATTTGCTGATGGACAACACTGACCAGCACACCTGGGTCGTTCAGGGCCCAGGTGGGGAGACCAAACGTGCCCCAGCCGCCTGCTTCTGCATCCCGGCTCCGGACCCTGAAGCCGTGACCAGAGCCTCCAA GTTGGCCTCGGAGCTGCAGGCCCTGAAGCAGAGACTGGACACAGTCCAGAGCCACCTGGTGGCCAGCGCTACGCAGCCCCTACAGACTGGCCAGCAGG CTCCCACTGGCTCAGCCCCAGCAGACCCACAGGCCCAGAAGCTCCTGACGCAGATGACCCGGCTAGACGGAGACCTGAAGCAGATAGAGAAGCAGGTGCTGGCCTGGGCCCGAGCCCCGCTGAGCCGCGAGACACCCCTGCAGGACCTGGAGGGCCGCATCCAAAGCCACAAG GACACAGCCCAGCGGCTGCAGGGCCTGGGAGCGGAGAAGGAGGCAGCCCAGCGGGAGTGTGAGGCGTTTCTGTCTGCCCAGCCCGTGGGCCCCTCTGCCCTGAACCTGCCCGTGACCCTCAACAGTGTCAAGAACAAGTACAACGATGTGCAGGTTCTCTGCAACCTCTACGGGGAGAA AGCCAGAGCAGCCCTGGGGCTGGAGCGCCAGATCCAGGATGCGGACAGGGTCATCCGAGGCTTCGAGACCACCGTGGCGCAGGAGGCCCCCATCCCCGCCGGCCCGGGCGCCCTGCAGGACAGGGTCAGCGAGCTGCAG cGCCTGCGGAGGGAGCTGCTGGAACGGCAGGCCTGCGTGCTGGGGCTGCACCGGGAGCTGAAGGCCACTGAGCACGCCTGCGGCGCCCTGCGGAACAACTTCCATGAGTTCTGCCAAGACCTGCCTCGCCAGCAGCGCCAGGCGAGGGCCCTCACCGACCGCTACCACGCTGTGGGGGACCAGCTGGACCTGCG GGAGAAGATGCTGCAGGATGTCGGCCTCACCTACCAGCAGTTCAAGAACTGCAGGGACAACCTGAGCTTCTGGCTGGAGCACCTGCCCCGCGCCCAGGTGCGGCCCGGCGAGGGGCCCAGCCAGATTGCCTACAAGCTGCAGGCACAGAAG AGGCTGCAACAGGAGATCCAGGGCCGAGAGCAGGATAGGGCCATGGTGTCCCGCCTCTCCCAGGACCTGCAGGCAGCTCTGCAG gaCTATGAGTTGCAGGCAGACACCTACCGCTGCTCCCTGGAGACTACGGAGGCAGGGTCAGCTCCCAAGAGAGCCCGAGTGGTTCCGCTGCAGGAGAGCATCCGGGCGCAG GAGAAGAGCCTGACAAAGGCCTACACGGAGCTCGCGGCTGCCCACCAGCAGCAGCTGCGCCAGCTGGAGTTTGCCAGAAAGATGCTGGAGAAG AAGGAGCTCAGTGAGGATATCCAGGTGACCCATGGCGCACAGCAGGGGTCTGCGGGCCCGGCCCGAGCAGGGAGGGAGTCAGAGGCCCTGAAGtcgcagctggaggaggagaggaggcgGGTGGCCCAGGTgcagcagcagctgcaggagCAGAGGGACCAGCTGCTGCAGCTGAGGACACAGCGGCCCGTGGAGAGGCTGGAAGAGAAGGAGGTGGTGGAGTTCTACCGGGACCCCCAGCTGGAGAGCAGCCTGTCCAGGGCGCGGTCCCAGCTGGAGGACGAAGGCAAGAAGCGGGCCAGCCTGCAGGCAGACCTGGAGGCCGCGGCCCAGAAGGTCGTCCAGCTGGAGAGCAAGAGGAGGGCCATGCAGCCCCACCTGCTGACCAAGGAGGTCACCCAGATCGAGAGGGACCCCGGTCTGGAGAGCCAGGCGGCCCAGCTCAGCGGCGAGATCCAGCACCTGCGCGGGGAGAACGCCGCCGTCTCGGCCCGGCTAGAGGCGCTGAAGAAGGAGCTGCTGGCCCTGGAGCAGAAGGCGCCGAGCGTGAAGGAGAAGGTCGTGGTGAAGGAAGTGGTCAAGGTGGAGAAGGACCTGGAGATGCTCAAGGCAGCCCAGGCCCTGAGGCGGCAGGTGGAGGAGGACGCGGGGCGGAGGAAGGCGGCGGCCGACGCGGCCGCCCAGCTGCAGGCTCGCATTAGGGAGCAAGAGCGCGCCATCGGCGCCGTGGAGCCCAAGGTGATCGTGAAGGAGGTGAAGACGGTGGAGCAGGACCCGGGCCTCCTGGAAGAGGCGTCCAGGCTGaggggcctcctggaggaggcccGGAGCAGGGACGCGGCGCTGGCGCGGGAGCTGGAGGACCTGCGCGCCAAGTGCAGCGCGTTGGAGAAGCAGAAGCCCAAGGTGCAGCTCCAGGAGCGCGTGCACGAGACCTTCCAGGTGGCCCCCGAGACGCAGCAGGAGATGGCGCGGCTCCGGGCGCAGCTGCAGGAGACGGCGGGCAGGAGGAGCCGCGCCGagcaggaggtggaggggctgctGCCCGACCTGGCCGCGCTCCGGGCCCGGAAGCCCACGGTGGAGTACAAGGAGGTGACCCGGGAGGTGGTGAAGCACGAGCGGAGCCCCGAGGTGCTGCGGGAGATCGACCGCCTGAAGGCCCAGCTCAACGAGCTCGTCAACGGCAGCGGGCGGGCCCGGGAGCAGCTCATCCGGCTGCAGGGGGAGCGCGATGAGTGGCGGCGGGAGCGGTCCAAGGTGGAGACCAAGACGGTGAACAAGGAGGTGGTGCGCCACGAGAAGGACCCGGTCCTGGAGAAGGAGGCCGAGCGGCTGCGCCAGGAGGTGCGAGAAGCCGCCCAGAAGCGGCGGGCCGCCGAGGACGCCGTCCACGAGCTGCAGAACAGGTACCTGCTGCTGGAAAGGAGGCGGCCAGAGGAGAAGGTGGTGGTGCAGGAGGTGGTGGTCACCCAGAAGGACCCCAAGCTCCGCGAGGACCACAGCCGGCTGAGCCGCAGCCTGGACGAGGAGGCGGGCCGGCGGCGGCAGCTGGAGCGCGAGGTGCAGCAGCTGCGGGCGGCCGTGCAGGAGCAGGAGAGCCTGCTCAGCTTCCGCGAGGACCGGAGCAAGAAGCTGGCCGCCGAGAGGGAGCTGCGGCAGCTGACCCTCAGGATCCAGGAGCTCGAGAAGCGGCCTCCCGTGGTGCAAGAGAAGATCATCATGGAGGAGGTGGTCAAGCTGGAGAAGGACCCGGCTCTGGAGAAGTCCACAGAGGCCCTGCGGCAGGACCTGGACCAGGAGAAGACGCAGGTAACAGAGCTGCACCGGGAGTGCAAGAACCTGCAGGTCCAGATCGACGTCCTCCAGACCACCAAGTCGCAAGAGAAGACCATCTATAAGGAGGTGATCAGGGTGGAGAAGGACCGGGTGCTGGAGGGCGAGCGGTCCCGGGCGTGGGAGGCGCTCAACAGGGAGCGCGCGGCCCGCCAGAGCCGGGAGGAGGACGTGCGGCACCTCCGGGAGCGGCTGGACCGGGCGGAGGCGCTGGGTCGGACCTGGGCCCGGGAGGAGGCTGAGCTCCACAAGGCCCGGGACCAGGCGGACCAGGAGCGCCGGCAGCTGCGGCAGGAGCTGCGGGAgctggagagacagaagcagcagaaagtgctgcagctgcaggaggaggcagagctgcTGAACCAGAAGACGGAGAGCGAGCGCCAGAAGGCGGCCCAGCGGGGCCAGGAGCTCTCGCAGCTCGAGGCGGCCATCCTCTGCGAGAAGGACCAGATCTATGAGAAGGAGAGGACCCTCCGGGACCTCCACGCCAAGGTGAGCAGGGAGGAGCTCCACCAGGAGACCCAGACGCGAGAGACCAACCTTTCCACCAAGATCTCCATCCTCGAACCTGACACCGGCAAGGACATGTCCCCGTATGAGGCCTACAAGAGGGGCGTCATCGACCGAGGCCAGTACCTCCAGCTCCAGGAGCTCGAGTGCGACTGGGAGGAGGTCACCACCTCGGGCCCCTGTGGCGAGGAGTCCGTGCTCCTGGACCGCAAGAGCGGGAAGCAGTACTCCATCGAGGCCGCCCTGCGCTGCCGGCGCATCTCCAAGGAGGAGTACCATCTCTACAAGGACGGCCACCTCCCCATCTCCGAGTTCGCGCTGCTCGTGGCCGGGGAGACTAAGCCCAGCTCCTCACTCTCCATTGGCTCCATCATCTCCAAGTCCCCGCtcgcctcccctgccccccagagccCCGGCTTCTTCTCTCCCAGCGTCTCTCTCGGGCTCGCCGATGACAGCTTCCCCATCGCCGGCATCTATGACACAACCACAGACAACAAATGCACCATCAAGACGGCCGTGGCCAAGAACATGCTGGATCCCATCACCGGGCAGAAGCTGCTGGAGGCCCAGGCGGCCACCGGGGGCATCGTGGACCTCCTCAGCCGGGAGCGCTACTCCGTGCACAAGGCTATGGAGAGGGGGCTGATCGAGAACTCCTCGACGCAGAGGCTGCTCAACGCCCAGAAGGCCTTCACCGGCATCGAGGATCCCGTCACCAAGAAGAGGCTGTCGGTGGGCGAGGCCATTCAGAAGGGCTGGATGCCGCAGGAGAGCGTGCTCCCGCACCTGCAGGCGCAGCACCTGACTGGGGGGCTCATCGATCCCAAGAGGACCGGCCGCATCCCTGTCCCCCAGGCCGTGCTCTCCGGAATGATCAGCGAAGAGCTGGCCCAGCTCCTGCGGGAGGAGGCCAGCTACGAGAAGGATTTGACAGACCCCATCTCCAAGGAGCGCATAAGCTACAAGGAGGCCATGGGGCGCTGCCGGAGAGACCCCCTGAGcggcctgctgctgctccccgCCACGCTGGAGGGGTACCACTGCTACCGCCCCGCCTCGCCCCGGCTGCTGCGCTGCCGGCGCTGA